A stretch of Rhinoderma darwinii isolate aRhiDar2 chromosome 4, aRhiDar2.hap1, whole genome shotgun sequence DNA encodes these proteins:
- the LOC142759005 gene encoding uncharacterized protein LOC142759005 isoform X2: MEKRKDQRKCRSLSAMVTVTFHDVAACFEEDDWDVMEEWQRELYRNAMKEIHRALRDLGYRILNPELLVKIEKPGERGRSCGNPSTSGGGGGVLVPDILLKIERRELGESFPGTIVERRRSLPESSRGRLAGSRVRKPERPMKVKQENDAFYSDAESEDKAASSSPSDVVVVVKQEDAEDAQEGEAAAVAELNHEELDQERGPDDLTPDVPTKMLSPSRLISPDRDSAFLFSDTALNRPLTQEYSLENTLEFEKYLSSLTHPALLMRERQRPTRSEFDCGFYENYSIHSKQRLMLMGEKRYRCSECGKGFTRNSHLKAHRRIHTGERPYQCSECSKTFSENSHLTVHLRVHSGEKRYKCNMCDKSFSENSNLIVHQRIHTGEKPYKCPECDLCFSQHSSLVRHRRKHSGARPYKCAHCEKTFSQKGHLSNHIRTHTGERPYKCSECGKCFSEHSHLTGHQKIHTGEKPYTCNVCHKGFSKISNLKAHQQIHTGYRPYICSQCGKSFTQHSTLVRHQRVHDGKLDSFWRKLYEVEAAQDLSWKVDLSPDCPEGRGTSEELNGHPGQKC, encoded by the exons ATGGAGAAACGGAAAGACCAGAGGAAATGCCGCTCGCTCTCTGCCATG GTGACGGTGACGTTTCATGACGTGGCCGCCTGCTTTGAGGAGGATGACTGGGACGTGATGGAGGAGTGGCAGCGAGAGCTGTACAGGAACGCCATGAAGGAGATTCACCGTGCCCTGCGGGATCTGG GTTACCGGATCCTGAACCCAGAGCTGCTGGTGAAGATTGAGAAGCCGGGTGAGCGCGGGCGCAGCTGCGGTAACCCGTCAACAA gtggcggcggcggcggcgtgCTCGTCCCGGACATCCTGCTAAAAATCGAACGCCGTGAACTGGGCGAATCTTTTCCCGGGACAATTGTGGAGAGGAGACGGTCACTGccggagtccagccgaggtcggCTCGCAG gcagtagagtgcggaaacctgaACGTCCGATGAAGGTGAAGCAGGAGAACGACGCGTTTTACTCTGACGCCGAATCCGAGGACAAAG CTGCGTCGTCGTCTCCAAGCGATGTTGTGGTCGTCGTAAAGCAAGAGGATGCGGAGGACGCGCAGGAAGGAGAGGCAGCGGCGGTGGCAGAGCTAAACCACGAGG AGCTTGACCAGGAGAGGGGCCCCGACGACCTGACCCCTGACGTCCCCACAAAGATGTTAAGCCCCTCCCGCTTGATCAGCCCTGATAGAGACAGTGCGTTTCTGTTTTCAGACACCGCTCTGAACAGGCCCCTCACCCAGGAATACTCGCTGGAGAACACACTGGAATTTGAGAAGTATCTAAGCAGCCTGACGCACCCTGCCCTCCTGATGAGGGAGCGACAGCGGCCGACGCGCAGCGAGTTTGACTGCGGCTTCTACGAGAATTACAGCATCCACAGCAAACAGCGCCTGATGCTGATGGGGGAGAAGCGCTACCGCTGCTCCGAATGTGGCAAGGGCTTCACCAGGAACTCCCACCTGAAGGCACACCGCCGGATCCACACCGGGGAGAGGCCCTACCAGTGCTCAGAGTGCAGCAAGACCTTCAGCGAGAACTCCCACTTAACCGTCCACCTGCGCGTCCACTCTGGTGAGAAACGCTACAAGTGCAATATGTGCGACAAGAGCTTCAGCGAGAACTCCAACCTCATCGTCCACCAACGAATCCACACCGGGGAGAAGCCCTACAAGTGCCCTGAATGCGACCTCTGCTTCAGCCAGCACTCCAGCCTGGTGCGGCACCGGCGCAAGCACTCCGGGGCACGGCCGTATAAGTGTGCCCACTGCGAAAAGACTTTCAGCCAGAAGGGTCACCTCAGCAACCACATCCGGACGCACACCGGCGAGCGGCCCTACAAGTGCTCCGAGTGCGGCAAGTGCTTCAGCGAACATTCACACCTGACCGGGCACCAGAAGATCCACACGGGGGAGAAGCCCTACACCTGCAATGTTTGCCACAAGGGCTTCAGCAAGATCTCCAACCTGAAGGCCCACCAGCAGATTCACACGGGCTACCGGCCTTACATCTGCTCCCAATGCGGTAAGAGcttcacccagcactccaccctgGTGCGACACCAGAGGGTCCATGACGGCAAACTGGACTCCTTCTGGAGGAAACTTTACGAGGTGGAGGCTGCTCAAGACCTCTCCTGGAAAGTTGACctcagcccggactgtcctgagggCCGAGGAACCAGTGAGGAACTGAACGGTCACCCCGGCCAGAAGTGTTGA
- the LOC142759005 gene encoding uncharacterized protein LOC142759005 isoform X1, producing the protein MEKRKDQRKCRSLSAMVTVTFHDVAACFEEDDWDVMEEWQRELYRNAMKEIHRALRDLGYRILNPELLVKIEKPGERGRSCGNPSTSGGGGGVLVPDILLKIERRELGESFPGTIVERRRSLPESSRGRLAGSRVRKPERPMKVKQENDAFYSDAESEDKAASSSPSDVVVVVKQEDAEDAQEGEAAAVAELNHEGERQPRDDGGPPDPAMKLDQERGPDDLTPDVPTKMLSPSRLISPDRDSAFLFSDTALNRPLTQEYSLENTLEFEKYLSSLTHPALLMRERQRPTRSEFDCGFYENYSIHSKQRLMLMGEKRYRCSECGKGFTRNSHLKAHRRIHTGERPYQCSECSKTFSENSHLTVHLRVHSGEKRYKCNMCDKSFSENSNLIVHQRIHTGEKPYKCPECDLCFSQHSSLVRHRRKHSGARPYKCAHCEKTFSQKGHLSNHIRTHTGERPYKCSECGKCFSEHSHLTGHQKIHTGEKPYTCNVCHKGFSKISNLKAHQQIHTGYRPYICSQCGKSFTQHSTLVRHQRVHDGKLDSFWRKLYEVEAAQDLSWKVDLSPDCPEGRGTSEELNGHPGQKC; encoded by the exons ATGGAGAAACGGAAAGACCAGAGGAAATGCCGCTCGCTCTCTGCCATG GTGACGGTGACGTTTCATGACGTGGCCGCCTGCTTTGAGGAGGATGACTGGGACGTGATGGAGGAGTGGCAGCGAGAGCTGTACAGGAACGCCATGAAGGAGATTCACCGTGCCCTGCGGGATCTGG GTTACCGGATCCTGAACCCAGAGCTGCTGGTGAAGATTGAGAAGCCGGGTGAGCGCGGGCGCAGCTGCGGTAACCCGTCAACAA gtggcggcggcggcggcgtgCTCGTCCCGGACATCCTGCTAAAAATCGAACGCCGTGAACTGGGCGAATCTTTTCCCGGGACAATTGTGGAGAGGAGACGGTCACTGccggagtccagccgaggtcggCTCGCAG gcagtagagtgcggaaacctgaACGTCCGATGAAGGTGAAGCAGGAGAACGACGCGTTTTACTCTGACGCCGAATCCGAGGACAAAG CTGCGTCGTCGTCTCCAAGCGATGTTGTGGTCGTCGTAAAGCAAGAGGATGCGGAGGACGCGCAGGAAGGAGAGGCAGCGGCGGTGGCAGAGCTAAACCACGAGGGTGAGCGGCAGCCCCGAGACGACGGAGGACCTCCTGACCCCGCCATGA AGCTTGACCAGGAGAGGGGCCCCGACGACCTGACCCCTGACGTCCCCACAAAGATGTTAAGCCCCTCCCGCTTGATCAGCCCTGATAGAGACAGTGCGTTTCTGTTTTCAGACACCGCTCTGAACAGGCCCCTCACCCAGGAATACTCGCTGGAGAACACACTGGAATTTGAGAAGTATCTAAGCAGCCTGACGCACCCTGCCCTCCTGATGAGGGAGCGACAGCGGCCGACGCGCAGCGAGTTTGACTGCGGCTTCTACGAGAATTACAGCATCCACAGCAAACAGCGCCTGATGCTGATGGGGGAGAAGCGCTACCGCTGCTCCGAATGTGGCAAGGGCTTCACCAGGAACTCCCACCTGAAGGCACACCGCCGGATCCACACCGGGGAGAGGCCCTACCAGTGCTCAGAGTGCAGCAAGACCTTCAGCGAGAACTCCCACTTAACCGTCCACCTGCGCGTCCACTCTGGTGAGAAACGCTACAAGTGCAATATGTGCGACAAGAGCTTCAGCGAGAACTCCAACCTCATCGTCCACCAACGAATCCACACCGGGGAGAAGCCCTACAAGTGCCCTGAATGCGACCTCTGCTTCAGCCAGCACTCCAGCCTGGTGCGGCACCGGCGCAAGCACTCCGGGGCACGGCCGTATAAGTGTGCCCACTGCGAAAAGACTTTCAGCCAGAAGGGTCACCTCAGCAACCACATCCGGACGCACACCGGCGAGCGGCCCTACAAGTGCTCCGAGTGCGGCAAGTGCTTCAGCGAACATTCACACCTGACCGGGCACCAGAAGATCCACACGGGGGAGAAGCCCTACACCTGCAATGTTTGCCACAAGGGCTTCAGCAAGATCTCCAACCTGAAGGCCCACCAGCAGATTCACACGGGCTACCGGCCTTACATCTGCTCCCAATGCGGTAAGAGcttcacccagcactccaccctgGTGCGACACCAGAGGGTCCATGACGGCAAACTGGACTCCTTCTGGAGGAAACTTTACGAGGTGGAGGCTGCTCAAGACCTCTCCTGGAAAGTTGACctcagcccggactgtcctgagggCCGAGGAACCAGTGAGGAACTGAACGGTCACCCCGGCCAGAAGTGTTGA
- the LOC142759005 gene encoding uncharacterized protein LOC142759005 isoform X3: MPLALCHGYRILNPELLVKIEKPGERGRSCGNPSTSGGGGGVLVPDILLKIERRELGESFPGTIVERRRSLPESSRGRLAGSRVRKPERPMKVKQENDAFYSDAESEDKAASSSPSDVVVVVKQEDAEDAQEGEAAAVAELNHEGERQPRDDGGPPDPAMKLDQERGPDDLTPDVPTKMLSPSRLISPDRDSAFLFSDTALNRPLTQEYSLENTLEFEKYLSSLTHPALLMRERQRPTRSEFDCGFYENYSIHSKQRLMLMGEKRYRCSECGKGFTRNSHLKAHRRIHTGERPYQCSECSKTFSENSHLTVHLRVHSGEKRYKCNMCDKSFSENSNLIVHQRIHTGEKPYKCPECDLCFSQHSSLVRHRRKHSGARPYKCAHCEKTFSQKGHLSNHIRTHTGERPYKCSECGKCFSEHSHLTGHQKIHTGEKPYTCNVCHKGFSKISNLKAHQQIHTGYRPYICSQCGKSFTQHSTLVRHQRVHDGKLDSFWRKLYEVEAAQDLSWKVDLSPDCPEGRGTSEELNGHPGQKC; encoded by the exons ATGCCGCTCGCTCTCTGCCATG GTTACCGGATCCTGAACCCAGAGCTGCTGGTGAAGATTGAGAAGCCGGGTGAGCGCGGGCGCAGCTGCGGTAACCCGTCAACAA gtggcggcggcggcggcgtgCTCGTCCCGGACATCCTGCTAAAAATCGAACGCCGTGAACTGGGCGAATCTTTTCCCGGGACAATTGTGGAGAGGAGACGGTCACTGccggagtccagccgaggtcggCTCGCAG gcagtagagtgcggaaacctgaACGTCCGATGAAGGTGAAGCAGGAGAACGACGCGTTTTACTCTGACGCCGAATCCGAGGACAAAG CTGCGTCGTCGTCTCCAAGCGATGTTGTGGTCGTCGTAAAGCAAGAGGATGCGGAGGACGCGCAGGAAGGAGAGGCAGCGGCGGTGGCAGAGCTAAACCACGAGGGTGAGCGGCAGCCCCGAGACGACGGAGGACCTCCTGACCCCGCCATGA AGCTTGACCAGGAGAGGGGCCCCGACGACCTGACCCCTGACGTCCCCACAAAGATGTTAAGCCCCTCCCGCTTGATCAGCCCTGATAGAGACAGTGCGTTTCTGTTTTCAGACACCGCTCTGAACAGGCCCCTCACCCAGGAATACTCGCTGGAGAACACACTGGAATTTGAGAAGTATCTAAGCAGCCTGACGCACCCTGCCCTCCTGATGAGGGAGCGACAGCGGCCGACGCGCAGCGAGTTTGACTGCGGCTTCTACGAGAATTACAGCATCCACAGCAAACAGCGCCTGATGCTGATGGGGGAGAAGCGCTACCGCTGCTCCGAATGTGGCAAGGGCTTCACCAGGAACTCCCACCTGAAGGCACACCGCCGGATCCACACCGGGGAGAGGCCCTACCAGTGCTCAGAGTGCAGCAAGACCTTCAGCGAGAACTCCCACTTAACCGTCCACCTGCGCGTCCACTCTGGTGAGAAACGCTACAAGTGCAATATGTGCGACAAGAGCTTCAGCGAGAACTCCAACCTCATCGTCCACCAACGAATCCACACCGGGGAGAAGCCCTACAAGTGCCCTGAATGCGACCTCTGCTTCAGCCAGCACTCCAGCCTGGTGCGGCACCGGCGCAAGCACTCCGGGGCACGGCCGTATAAGTGTGCCCACTGCGAAAAGACTTTCAGCCAGAAGGGTCACCTCAGCAACCACATCCGGACGCACACCGGCGAGCGGCCCTACAAGTGCTCCGAGTGCGGCAAGTGCTTCAGCGAACATTCACACCTGACCGGGCACCAGAAGATCCACACGGGGGAGAAGCCCTACACCTGCAATGTTTGCCACAAGGGCTTCAGCAAGATCTCCAACCTGAAGGCCCACCAGCAGATTCACACGGGCTACCGGCCTTACATCTGCTCCCAATGCGGTAAGAGcttcacccagcactccaccctgGTGCGACACCAGAGGGTCCATGACGGCAAACTGGACTCCTTCTGGAGGAAACTTTACGAGGTGGAGGCTGCTCAAGACCTCTCCTGGAAAGTTGACctcagcccggactgtcctgagggCCGAGGAACCAGTGAGGAACTGAACGGTCACCCCGGCCAGAAGTGTTGA